The Caloenas nicobarica isolate bCalNic1 chromosome Z, bCalNic1.hap1, whole genome shotgun sequence region ACTAATTTAgaagataaaaccaaaaatttatCACCTGTGAGTTTTTCTGATATTTAcagaaacttgaaaataaaacttggtTGAATTATGTCACTCTTTGTTTCTGAAGACTTGTGAATGCTCTGCATTTGCTCTACAATTGAAGTCAAGATAAagtgccactttttttttttttttttgaagaccagatgacACATTGCTATGGAAAGTTGTACTGGAAGTGTTAATAAGCAATACCGAGAGCAGCTATATAAATTGCTGAATAAAATTTACATGCAATACTGTACTTTATTCACAACTGTGTATATGtaacatatacacacacaaagtagcatgtgtgtgcatatatacacaATATACTGTATATTAATTATAGATTAACGGTAAGGTAATTCTACCtcttataaataattttgtcaTGTAGTTTGTTATAAgtagttttccttaaaaaaattgtttaattttgaaatgtagATATATACATACAGCTAATTGACAATAAAATGCCTGTATCAGCCAGCTGCTTCgttttgtagctttttttactttttatgtaAACTAATATGATTAGATCTTTAATCGAAGAGAGCAGCTCTACAAAATAACCTGCTTTCTTCTAAGAAACGTATTTATAAAAAGGTgatgtttcaaaaatatgttaGTATGGCAGGTTTCTTTTATAACTGATGTCTCTATGTaaccttggttttgctttgtataACATCAAGTATTTAATCAATGTGTTGATATTATGATGTAAAgcatatatttcaaaataccaTAAGTTAAAAGCTGTGTCTGAATTGAGGAAACTTTTTTCCCTGGTCAGGGACTCTTAATAAAGGTGTAATATACCTTCTCTTTTTTGCATGTGCAAGAGGTTTCTTGGTCTCACCAACAGCAGGGTCTAAGAACCTAAAAGATCATGCTTTCATTTAGCTTTTTATCCTTCAATTAAAAACTAGTCACAAATAGTTCTAAGGTTGTTTAACTCTGCTGATTTTCAGCAAATTTGTGTGTTGCATGATTATTTATCTGTGGTGTTTAATATTCCTGTCAGACAAGTCTGTACTGCAATAGATGACATGGACAGGATGGAACTGCTGCACAGCCACTCTGAAGGAATGGCACAGACAGGAATAGCGTGGATGCTTTACAAGCTGCCCAAAATCTACAGTGACAGTCTAATctaaaaacacaataaaaggcTTCTGCCACTACGCTCAGATAATTAATGGATATTGAGTTGGATGTGTAGAGTAAATATAAAGGAAGAACAGCTAATTAAAAAGTTTCTAGTATGTAGGAATCAACCTCACACCTTTTTCTAGACTTAACTTCTATTGACTTATTATACGAAATACAGTAAATGCCAGCTAATGGATAGcatattttttgttcttaaaaacaaCTTATAAATATAGCCAGTATTCTGTAACAATCAgcttaacaacaacaaatttgGGAACAGTGAAAGGTCAGGGAGGTCTTTAGAACCTTGTAGTTTTTAAGAAATACCCTGAAATTTGTTTCATACCCTCTGTTCACTTATCCTTGAACTTTACCATTTGTGTTGcttcatatataaatatatcttCTTATTCTGGAAGAACAAGCTCTAGCACATGAGATTTTTACAAAGAGGTTTGATAAACATGTAGGGATGGATTAAATACATATAGAGGTCTCTACTGGACCTATGATTCTGTGCCTAATGCCTTATTGAAACTTTTAATAATATCTTTATGAAGCTCTTTGGTTAGGGAGATATTTCTTGTTAAAGATttagagaatatttttcaattacAGTACTGCAGAAAGAGGAGGATTTTAGTTTCAATAATAACTGTTCTCTTCTGACAGCTAAACAATGAAAGGCCTCAAAAGGTTTGACACTTGATTAGATCTACACTGTAAAGTGCAGCAGGCAAAAAATATGGTAATTAAGGGCCTGATCAAGTAAATCACTCAGCTATGTCTTTAACCTTAAGCACATGAGCAatctaattaattaaaaaataacatagaTATTCATGTTTGTAACAAATCCACATTTGGGTCAATAGTCAATTGCAAACGTGAGCCTTTCTGTCAAATAAAAGATGTGCTATGTTGCAACAAAATAATACATTGACCCACACAAATTAACTTCATTATCTTAAAGAATGTATATTGTAACTATAATTACATCCTACTGTATTATTTCGGCATTGTCATTTGTTAGCATTGTGAGTTTAACAATATCCAAACACCTTATACAGGTATCTTGGGTCAATATACAGGTCATACCTGATGAGCTGATATTGCTTACATTTGTAGCCCACATCTAACCCACctgtaaaagcagcttttctcctaAAATCACCACAAAATTAATCAGCATTCTTTTTCTGGAGAGCTGCTGAGAGGAAATCTAAGTTCTTTTACTAGTTTCTTATTAAATCTTGTGTCCAGGGTAAGGACATTAAACATTTTGTCCCTGTTTGAGTAAAGCACCGTAGAGTTCCTTGGGAGAATCCCACTAGTAACTCTTTTCCATTCAGGAGGGACCGTTAAGCCCTTGTCAAGGTTTAACCCTATCTAGTAATCGAGACCGTGATGGCCTCTCACTCGctccccctcccacccctcaAAGAGGGGAGAGAACCAAAAGGGAAGAGAGACACTCGTGGGTTTAGATAAAAACAGTTCCATAAGacaacaaaataatataaaaataaaagataaaataagtGATAATGCAATTTCTCATGAACTCCCTCTGCATCAAACAGCCAGTCCCAGGGAGAGAGAGCAAACAGGCACAAAGGCCAACTGCAAAGGGGTAGAacggcaaaaggctgaactaacaCCAAACTCCAAACAGAACTCCCGAGTGAAAGGGAACTGAACTGGAACGGATCTAATGAGCTGGCAACGTTGACTCCAATTATTGATagagcatgatgctaatggtaCGGAACATTTCACTGATCAATCTGGATGTCAGTCCAAGTGCTGTCCTTCCTCGGGCTGCCTCCTACCAATTTGCACCTGGAAAGTCCTTGGTTCCCCTGACAACCACCAAGATATCAGCcagttcttacattctcttcatACCGACTCAAAAACACAGCTagccactgaaagaaaaaaagcagctctatCCCAGAGAAAAGCGGTGCCAGCTCATTATTCTtacactaaatccaaaacaaagactgtgctagctacAAAAAGTTTCTAACtccataaagaaaattaactcaatttcagtcCAACCAGCGCAGCCCTACTCTTCAGCTTTTAGTCCACCTAAGAACCTGTCATTCACCTCTGCAGGAACTTGTGCTCTGAATTAATTTTGGTGCGAGACCATTTCAAACGCTACGCTGATTGTTTTATCTGTGTGCCTACTGACACCAGCACTCATGTCCAGCAGGTTGGTGATGCAGGATTTCCTGCGCACTGAGACAGGCTGAGTTTTATAAAGAAATGTAGACTATGTAGATTGAGGACCAGCTTCCTCAAATAAGAAGTACTGTCTTACCAAGGATCTGTGTATCATGTTTGAAAGATTTAATTTGGAaagtatattattattataggCCAGTTCCAAAATTAACTTGAACCTTGCAGAAGCATAGTGCgctttcttttaacaaaaatgagaaacaaatccGTGGAAGTCAGTATCTAGCAGAGGATTTTCCACAGTAAGCGGACTGTATTTCAGACAGAAGTGACTGACACCGGTTTGAAAGCTTGCTGCAAATGAAAGTTGTGTGAGCGGGTTAGAACCAGGAAACTGGTAAGGCAAAGAGAAGAGTCAGACTGTAGTTGCAGTATTTCTGGAGCATGATAGGAtttcgtttcttttttttttttccttccctctcaaTTTAACAAGTTGAAAATCTGCTGAATAATTCATGAAGAGTGGAAGGGCTGAATCTTCCTGGAATGATATACAGTGTACGTACTGTGGCACAGGAGAAACTGCAAAGCTTTGTATcagttgctgctgcttctgctgctgattgcaaggtgctgctgcttttggcaTTTTCACAGCTACAGAATCCTCAGTTGTGCTCTGGTCTGCTAACAGCTATCTGCTGCCTATGGACCCACCTTCGCTAGCTACAGCCTGTGGGATCTCTTGCTGCCCACCTGCGTTGGACACTGCTGTTCTCTGGATTGTCACtgcaaactgcattttctgGACCTTGCAGCTTGTGTGACTGAAACCTGCCGTAGAGTCCCTCAGCTGCACATCCCGCCTTGTGCTCCGTGGGGGACTCCTGCAGCAGGATCTTCAGACCCAGACAAGGATGGGATTTACAGGAAGAAGTCAAAACTGAGCTGCATTCAGCGAGATGCCCAACGCCTCTTCCTGGAGTgccagctcacctctgctgctgctctgggaggATTCCTCCGGGACCCGCATCTTCCTGTCGCTGCTCTACGCAGTCTTAGCTATCTCAGGGACTTTATCCAATGTGATGGTCATCTATTTAGTCTTCTCCTTCAAGAAGCTGCAGACAACCAGTAATGCCTTCATTGTGAACGGCTGCGCGGCAGACCTGAGCGTGTGCGCCCTGTGGATGCCCcaggaggctgtgctggggctgctgccccccAACTCCTCCTCCCTTCGCTCGCCGGAGTACCGGCTGCTCCGAGGGGGGCTCCTCGGCCTCGGCCTCACCGTCTCCCTGGCCTCTCACCTGCTGGTGGCCTTCAACAGGTACGTGCTCATCACCAAGCTGCCCAGCGTGTACCAGGCCCTCTACCAGCGGAGGCACACGGGCTGCATGATCGCGCTCTCCTGGGCGCTCGCCCTGCTCCTGGTCCCGCTGCTGCCCGGGCTCTGGACGCCgggctctgcccagcagccGCCCCCGCGGCAGACGGACGGCAGCTCCCGCTACACCGCGCTGCTCCTCGCCCTGGCCGTGCTGGGCCAGACCGCGCTGCTGCTCCACTGCTACCTGGGCATCGTGCGGCGGGTGCGGGGCAGCGCCAAGCGGGTCAGCGTGCTCAACTTCCACCTGCTCCACCAGCTGCCCttccccgccgcgccgccgccgccccgccgcgcccagCGCCGCCTCAGCAGCGTCTccgtcctgctgctctgctgcgtCTTCCTCCTGGGCACCCAGCCCCTGGTGTGGGTCAGCCTGCTGGGCTTCTTCCTGCGGCCGGCGCCGCCGGCGCTGCAGGCCgccagctggctgctgctctgcgcGCTCTCGGCCCTCAACCCGCTGCTCTACACGTGGCGCAGCGAGGAGTTCCGCCGGGCGGCCCGCTCCGTCCTGCCGCGTTCCGAGGGctgcgccgccgccccgcgccccgccgctgccgccggccccgccgccgccccgccctgCCCGCAGCTGCCGCGGCGCCGGGGGacggcgggcagcgccggggccgccgccgcgccgcgctgACGGGCCGCGCCGAGCGCGGGGCAGTGCGAGCGCCCCGCGgcccctgcccccgccccgccgcctgGCGGCGTCCGCGAGCCCGGCCCGTGCCCTccggccgctcccgccccgcccgccggcggGCGCCGCACGGCAGTCAGTCGCCTCCTGGCGCTCACCGCGCGGCGGCCGCTCCGTCCCGGCCCCACGCAGCGCTCTCCCGCTCCCTCTTGTCCACTGACAGGCGGCCCTGCTTGTCCCGGGCACCGGGACGGGCGCTGGGTGCCGgcctcctgcccgcccgcccgcccgcagcGCGGCCCTCGCCGCCCCCTCAGCGCCGCTCCCGCGCCCGGCGCCGTCCGGGACTCCAGCCAAAAGCCGTGGATTTAGAAATCTGGGATAACTGGTAAATATGGCAACGTACGTAACTGCTGTTATGCTTTAGAGATGTCAATATGAGACAGGCACCTAGGCAGCTCTTCTCGAGACTTACTGCAAGTTCGTTTTTATAAAATCTGTGTAATTCTTAAAGCATTTGAAGTAATTCTTTCAAGTGAGCTCCCTGGGCACGAGGTTCGCTGGTGAAGAGCTGGCAAGCGTctcatcacacacacacaaatccacCAGGAACTTTCCCTGACAAACTTCCGTATAATGCTGTCTGTGGAAACTGTTGAAAACACGCACACCTCTCTGGCGATCTGGTTtggatattttgttttgaaagctcTTTATATAAGGTCTGTTTCGACAAAGGCCTCTGCCTATGGTAAGGCGCTTGATAAAATACAATGCGATATGGAGACCGGTGGTGTCCATCTAACCTCGTCGCCTGTTCAGTTACCAGTTTATTGTGTTTCTATTAAATGCGTTATTGCTGAAGTGCAATTTCACAGCCTGTGCTAAGTAGAAAATGACAGATTTCTGTGAGGCGTTTGGAAAGGCAACAGCTTCTCACACTGAGGGTGGCAAGGGAAGCCAGCTGCTGTGGTGAGTGCTGCACCCTCATTCCTCCCAGGAACGCGCCTAAAATCCTtgtgtttccttctctgttgCTTGACCACctccctcctcttttccaaCACTTTTGCTGTTGTTCTCATAGTGATGATACTTAGTGGTCTGTTTGCCTTTTGGCACAAAAGGCTGGAAGAAGGCAGTTGTATTCTGAATCCGTGAGCATCCACAAGCAGTATTACTTAAATTGTACTGTTTCGAGAAGAAGAATGGACACATGGGAACATAGGAAAGTTCTTCACAACCGGAGTTTGTTGCATTGGATCACAGGTATTAATACAAGCTTGGCAGCTCTCATGAGGACATTTGAACAATGGGACAATAACAAGGAAGTGACAAGCACGATAGGTATAATGTAAAAAGCCCTTTGGCCATATTTTATAATGCTCCACACTTTGCTTGCCTTACCTGATGGGGTTTGAGTTTCAACAAAAATTGCTttaagaggaagggaagaatttcattttttcccaagTCTAAGACCTGTTAGGCATCTGTGATACAGTTATGTATCTAAAATCCCTataccaatatttttttttcctaaattaaaaaTTGCTATCATCACAGAAAAGATTCGTCTTGAGGTCAGGATTTGATAAAGACGAGGAACCcagacctcaaaaaaaaaaccaacaaaaaaacttgACATCCTGAAAATGCATCAACATCTTGAAAGCAGCTTTAGCCATTTGCAAGGACCTGCGGAAAAGCAAGAGGAGTTTCCTAGAGCCTGAGGCTTACAGAGAGCTGCTTCCTCCATCTGGGAGACAGTGTGAGAGACAGTGTGCCGCTGCGTGACAGCATCAGAAAGATGCGGAAGGCTAGTGAGGAAACACGAACACACGAGATAtgcaagatttatttttgtcaacACTGTGCACATATCTTGGAGAGCGGAGGAGCCACTATATCCATGTTGTAATCTCATCCTGATTACAGCGACTGTGCTTTTGCTAGCTTTGTGCAacaaatggagaaggaaaactgtGCCAACTACACCTATACCAATTCCAGAAAATATTCTGGatcactgcaaaaataaagctaGACCAAGGGCCACCCAGGCGTGAGACCCTGTTCCACTATAAAGTAATCCCTAGGCTGGAACGCACAAAAGGATGCACATCGCTACTTCCCACCATGGGGCTAAAGGAACTGAAGACACTTGGTAAAGCTCAATACTGGGCCCATAAGTAAAAgaataaactttaaaataaaaaaattagacaACATCCCCCTTGTTTTTGACTATAGAACTTGTTCGTCTGGAATTAAAGCAATAACCTGTTTCAGAATTCAGTGTGCAAACATCAGATAACTGGAAACTTCTGGGCTTCTTCCCTTGTAAAATAGCATGCTAGTCAAATCTGAAATGCCTGTATTTTATATAGACTACgttttaaatgcaaacatgTAAAAAAATGCTATCATGTACAAAACTCCAGCTATCCTTATGCTATGCATTAATTCCAGAGAATAGCTGGAAATCCCATGGAAAGTTTGATGTGATTACATCTGACTGTAAATCTTTGACTGTTTTAATATACTCAGGTGACCTAAATAGCATTACGCAGAAAAGAATTGTAACTTAAAGTAATTAAGAAAGAGTAATTGTCTCAAGATCAGTTTCTCTGGGAAATTACTGCTCAGAAAAGTCATGTATGCCTTGTTCTACAGCCATATTCTTTGTATTCCCACACTGTAAATACTCCATGATAAATTGCAATGGAAGCTCAGCTTAGCTCAACTTCTGCTGGCTTGGTGATACTACTTCTTGGTTGAGAAAGCTGATCTGATTCAGTTTTTGGCATCTATGCTTTACTTTTACAGCTGATTCAAATGTATCCACTGCTACTTTAATGGTGACTTTTCTTCAATATTAATTTCTGTCATGCTCAAACAACTGATTTACAGATGCAAGGGATATGGTGCCAATTGACCTTTAAAATGTCTCAACCAAACAATCTTTCAAGAGGTGTAAATGAAGATGGTGGGAAATCGTGTCAGCAATTCAGGCAAGGTGTGCTTGAACTGAGTTTCTCCTTTGCTCTGGTGTTGTGCCAAGCAAGTTGTTTGAGCATGGCCAGAAGTTACCCTTCCTAGAACGGCTGGTCAGCTGGCTTCATATGTGCTAGATGAGGGCTGTGATCTCATTAAAGCATTGGATTTATTATACAATAGTTCAGCTCATTTGTGTTGTTCATGTGCCACAGGTGCCTATTCCTTTGCTGTTTCCTCAGGGCTTCTGGAAACAAGAGTAGCTAGGAGTTAGTAATGGGCCGGATGGATTGTGTCCGGTTGTACTGATGGGGCTTAAACCCAGCCATTTGGTGTATTATGGCCTAAGGAAATCTGCTACTCAGTTTGCTGTTTGTCCATGCAGAAATACACGTGGGACTGGCTTTTTGAAACGGAAATTGTGGTGCCTCAGAAAAACACCCTAAGGCAGGAATATGGTTGTGAAAATTGCTTGCAGAGGATGTTCATGAAATCATAGTTTGGATTAAGTCTTTTGAAATTACCCTTAATTTAAGATAGTTGTAAAAAGCCATTGAACTGCTTTGTGGAATCGGGTAACTACAATAATAAATGCCTCCACCAAAACTGGACAATCACTGCCCTAAACAAAGGTGCATAAAAAGTACAGACAGCAAAGTGAAGCTGGGAAAATATGACAAGAGGAGATAAAGGTAACGAGACAGGGGCACTAACAGCGTGATTCTGATGAACAACACAGCGAAGAGTCTGAAAGCCAAAAGAGGCCTGGGATTATGATGAAATAAACCATCACAAATTATTTGATTCTTTATATACGTGAGGGAACAGAATTCTGTGCTCttcttaataaataaaaccatgCAATTGtattctaaatttattttttttaacaaagcatTCCATACGCCAACAAATTTTCTTTAACCTCTGGAATCAAAAAAGGTATGAGTTGCATCAGGGCCCTTATGGAGACTCGATTCAACAGCATTACTGGACTTAGAAGCAGGGATAACATCTTAGCTAACCTCCAGATTCAGTCAGCCGTAAGCACACTGTAAACCCTTTTTTCCTAACCACCAAATTGAtgctatttttaagaaaacccacatacagattattttcaaatgaagacGTTTAAGTGTAgcatttcattaaagaaaaaagtgacaaCATATACTTTAGCTTTCCATTTCATCTTAAATCACATACCTAGATTATTGCAGTATTCTTTAAATTCAGAAGTCCCTTTCCCAAATGGCAGTGAAAATAGCTTTTCTCGTGACTGTTTAACTTCTAagaaagctgcctttttttgctcttttatgTCAATCCTTCCCATGCACTGTCATCATTTTACCAGAGTAATagtctattttctttctttcttttttccctttcttcgGTGTTTCTGTCATTTCCTTCACTAATGGAAAAGTACTTGGTCCTGCTGATCAGGCCATGACTGCTTGAGCCATGTAAATTTTGGGAGACAATTGTAAACCAAGACTAAAAAACTGAGGGACAAATCCCACATACTTGAATTTCTGCCTAAGACTGAGTCGGTTTTGAAGGTAGGTTGTTTCCTGCATAGAGTAGTGGACAAGTGCTCTGTCTGTAATTACAGATACTTGCATTTTATTAAGGCTATGTAAAAACCAGGGgtaatatagaaaaaaaagtcacaagtAGTTTGAAGGCTGGAGAAAAGAACTTTGTAGCTGAAGATCTCATTATGATTAACTTATCAAAAGTGGCCTCCTTACAGAATACATACCCTTATGCAAGTATTCAAACCAATCTGTTACCGTACAACGTGATCTAATTATCTCTTCTGGCTTGGAAAACATGACCTTAAAGGAAAATAGCTCTAAGAGTATGGGCCACCTTGTTTGTTCATTGCCAAGAAGTTCAACATGACAAGGCTTCCTGTGCAGTTTTTGCCCTACACCTGGTCCGGGTGGGtattaatgaaattaaagaactggaaacaaaataatccagaagaaaaaatacttgtgGCTGCTTTCTTGCCTGAAGCTTTGGGTTTCCAAAGAAACACAGTAACTGTGCCAGGAAGGTTCATTATTTGGCGTTTAGGGCAAACTATGGGATATCTAACCTGCAACCCCACAACAAGCTTTTTCTAAGTATAGAGCCAAGTTTTTGAGAGTTGTTCAGAAGGAAAGCAAACTACCTGATGGAGGGGGAGCTCAAGCCAAGCCAAGGAGCTGTGTAGCGCCATAGCCTTCACCATGCTGAGCTATGCCTTTGTGGGACAACAGGTTGAAATCATGAATAATGAAAATGTGCCTCTGCCaaaatttttcagcattttttaagcacctttttttttttttctgtacttctgtGAGATCATCCTCTGCTTCAAAAGCTTTCCTGCTGGTCTAGAATCAACAGTGGATGAAAACTGTATTTAGTACTAATTATTGAAGAAacacaaaggaagaaataataacTTTAATTCTCACTGGACA contains the following coding sequences:
- the GPR88 gene encoding G protein-coupled receptor 88; the encoded protein is MPNASSWSASSPLLLLWEDSSGTRIFLSLLYAVLAISGTLSNVMVIYLVFSFKKLQTTSNAFIVNGCAADLSVCALWMPQEAVLGLLPPNSSSLRSPEYRLLRGGLLGLGLTVSLASHLLVAFNRYVLITKLPSVYQALYQRRHTGCMIALSWALALLLVPLLPGLWTPGSAQQPPPRQTDGSSRYTALLLALAVLGQTALLLHCYLGIVRRVRGSAKRVSVLNFHLLHQLPFPAAPPPPRRAQRRLSSVSVLLLCCVFLLGTQPLVWVSLLGFFLRPAPPALQAASWLLLCALSALNPLLYTWRSEEFRRAARSVLPRSEGCAAAPRPAAAAGPAAAPPCPQLPRRRGTAGSAGAAAAPR